The Natronoglycomyces albus genome has a segment encoding these proteins:
- a CDS encoding FtsX-like permease family protein, with translation MLTRIRLSYRLAWRDIKHNLGRSILAAVLLALPIIGVSYGATVYSSLESSDTDRAHQHVGHEADAYVHLVSESPLEQKSFDSQYIHWETTSDETPSGITHPLDVLPAGASATPFSINVAYSNLSNIETTDGVATVPISGFDMNDPLIKGVFTYRDGKTPASGEAAISTAMASSFDLKVGDELSVMDDTDFVLHRVAAIVEHPRHINDTFAVIPGHTEHEATSWLVSLPSDLTRSHVEDLNAAGMTVYAPSMAHLPSEASMMDSSSSNEAISVLALLVGIIILQIVLLAGPAFAISAKRRMRDFAMLSANGATPGQIRNVVLSGGIALGALAAIGGIALGVGLAAVTMPLAEMIAGHRASSFSAWPTFHIVVALVAVGTGLLASLVAAHSAAKVDVVAALTGRRSLGKARKRWPIIGLILIGLAVAFIVLGALKQGPAVVLAVVALFQIGLVLCTSIIIAGISKLGSRLSLAPRIALRDAGRNRSATAPAVAAVMAVVAAGIAITMYALTFPGYTDFRASQTHHADFEYSIYSSAAEPELETEQTSQAQTDFVAGLDEYVAGPSIHPIHLINCLSEDDVHCDFDIKRPEANVCPYDGQRDLSQEDQLAALDHPLCVATLYTYFLDYTSLRYVEDKEGLSALSGLAGDELDSTWSAMEAGAVAVPDELDIDADGNVTFSVDRYQEHGDKADSIDEISVRAIALGDAIEYHQVLVPSAMIEELTSDGFQLRLHQQFAVFTDTEIDDSVRQALNSYVMNLGYSSFDDVADRATISVHPAYDAPLDEELIIMWAIAIITLIVALGATLVATGLVAAESRRDLRTLGAVGATPGLRRKLSLWQAGVISILGSILGVVAGVGIFAVIIAALNRNIRTAYPIETTHDFAMPWLFLVLALIVLPIMAMLITGTFTRSRLPSEERRAD, from the coding sequence ATGCTGACCCGAATCCGCCTGTCGTACCGCCTAGCCTGGCGCGACATCAAACACAACCTGGGACGCTCGATCCTGGCAGCAGTGCTCCTGGCACTGCCCATTATCGGAGTCTCCTACGGGGCAACGGTCTACTCATCCCTAGAATCGAGCGACACCGACCGCGCCCACCAACACGTCGGTCACGAAGCCGACGCCTACGTTCACTTGGTATCGGAATCTCCACTGGAGCAAAAGAGCTTCGACTCCCAATACATTCACTGGGAGACAACCTCCGACGAAACCCCCAGCGGCATCACCCATCCCCTCGACGTTCTGCCCGCAGGCGCCAGCGCGACTCCTTTCAGCATCAATGTCGCCTACAGCAATCTTTCCAATATCGAAACCACCGACGGCGTAGCCACCGTGCCCATCAGTGGCTTCGACATGAACGACCCCCTCATCAAGGGCGTGTTCACTTACAGGGATGGCAAAACCCCCGCCAGCGGCGAGGCCGCCATCAGTACAGCCATGGCCTCCTCATTTGACCTCAAGGTTGGCGACGAACTTTCGGTCATGGACGATACTGACTTCGTTTTGCATCGGGTGGCCGCCATAGTCGAACACCCCCGCCACATCAACGACACCTTCGCCGTCATTCCCGGCCACACCGAACACGAAGCCACATCATGGCTGGTCAGCCTTCCGAGCGACCTCACTCGCAGCCACGTCGAGGACTTGAATGCCGCCGGGATGACCGTCTACGCGCCCTCGATGGCGCACCTGCCCTCAGAGGCATCCATGATGGACAGTTCCTCGTCCAACGAGGCGATATCAGTACTGGCGCTGCTGGTCGGCATCATCATCCTGCAAATAGTGCTCTTGGCGGGACCGGCCTTCGCCATTAGCGCCAAACGTCGAATGCGCGACTTCGCCATGCTGTCGGCCAACGGTGCCACCCCAGGCCAGATCCGCAATGTTGTGCTGTCCGGAGGGATCGCGCTGGGAGCTCTAGCGGCAATCGGTGGAATCGCGCTGGGAGTCGGGCTCGCTGCGGTCACTATGCCGCTAGCCGAAATGATTGCTGGGCACCGTGCATCCTCATTTAGCGCCTGGCCCACGTTCCACATCGTTGTCGCCCTAGTCGCGGTGGGAACCGGACTGTTGGCTTCCCTCGTGGCCGCCCATAGCGCCGCAAAGGTCGACGTCGTCGCGGCACTGACCGGACGCCGTTCATTGGGCAAGGCCCGCAAACGCTGGCCCATCATCGGACTCATCCTCATCGGCCTCGCTGTGGCCTTCATCGTGCTCGGGGCGCTCAAGCAGGGCCCGGCTGTGGTCCTCGCCGTGGTGGCGCTGTTCCAGATCGGCCTGGTGCTGTGCACCTCAATCATCATCGCGGGAATCTCCAAGCTGGGTTCGAGGCTGTCGCTGGCCCCGCGCATCGCCTTGCGCGACGCGGGCCGCAACCGCTCGGCCACCGCACCGGCTGTCGCTGCGGTCATGGCTGTGGTCGCTGCGGGCATCGCCATCACCATGTACGCGTTGACGTTCCCTGGTTACACCGACTTTCGGGCGTCCCAAACTCACCATGCTGACTTTGAGTACAGCATTTACTCCTCGGCTGCCGAACCCGAACTCGAAACCGAACAAACCTCCCAGGCGCAAACCGACTTCGTGGCTGGGCTTGACGAATACGTCGCTGGTCCCAGCATCCACCCGATCCACCTGATTAATTGCCTCAGCGAGGATGATGTCCACTGCGATTTCGATATCAAGCGGCCCGAGGCCAATGTGTGTCCCTATGACGGCCAGCGCGACTTGAGTCAAGAGGATCAACTCGCCGCCTTGGACCATCCTCTGTGTGTAGCCACCCTGTACACCTACTTTCTGGACTACACATCACTGCGTTATGTCGAAGACAAGGAAGGGCTAAGCGCGCTGTCGGGCCTTGCCGGAGACGAGCTCGACAGCACGTGGAGCGCCATGGAGGCGGGTGCCGTGGCAGTACCCGACGAACTCGATATCGACGCGGATGGGAATGTCACCTTCAGCGTCGACCGCTACCAAGAACATGGAGATAAAGCCGATTCGATTGACGAGATATCGGTTCGGGCGATCGCGCTGGGCGACGCCATCGAGTATCACCAAGTCCTCGTCCCCTCCGCGATGATCGAGGAGTTGACTTCCGACGGCTTCCAGCTCAGATTGCACCAACAGTTCGCGGTGTTTACCGACACCGAGATTGACGACTCGGTCCGGCAAGCCCTCAACTCCTACGTGATGAACTTGGGCTATTCCAGTTTCGACGATGTTGCGGACCGAGCCACCATTTCGGTGCATCCGGCCTACGACGCTCCCTTGGATGAGGAACTCATCATCATGTGGGCCATCGCCATCATCACCCTCATCGTGGCGTTGGGTGCGACCCTGGTGGCTACCGGTCTGGTGGCGGCGGAATCCCGCCGCGACTTGCGGACACTGGGCGCGGTGGGCGCGACCCCTGGGCTACGGCGCAAGCTTTCCCTGTGGCAGGCGGGCGTTATTTCCATCCTGGGATCGATCTTGGGAGTAGTAGCGGGAGTGGGCATCTTTGCCGTCATCATCGCGGCGCTTAATCGCAATATCAGGACGGCTTACCCGATCGAAACGACCCACGATTTCGCTATGCCGTGGCTGTTCCTTGTGCTCGCGCTCATCGTGCTGCCGATCATGGCCATGCTCATCACCGGGACGTTCACCCGATCGCGGCTTCCCTCCGAGGAACGCCGAGCCGACTGA
- a CDS encoding ABC transporter ATP-binding protein, giving the protein MTETVLQLRGVSRVHGTGDAATAALVDLDLDIHPGELVAVMGPSGSGKSTLLNLAGGLDSPTSGEVLVEGQNLQALSRRRLSALRRHSIGYVFQDFNLIDSLTLGENASLPLELDGTSVRKSRKAALQALEEVNIGDLVDRFPNQVSGGQQQRCAIARAFVGRRRLILADEPTGALDSVAGEEVLKLLRSRCDQGAAGLMVTHDARHAGWADRIVFLRDGSQVDSSAPLVARA; this is encoded by the coding sequence ATGACCGAAACCGTCCTCCAGCTACGTGGCGTCAGCCGCGTGCATGGCACCGGTGACGCGGCCACCGCCGCCCTGGTCGACCTCGACTTGGACATTCACCCCGGCGAACTCGTGGCCGTCATGGGGCCATCCGGTTCCGGCAAATCCACATTGCTCAACCTGGCGGGCGGACTCGACTCCCCCACCTCCGGTGAGGTGCTTGTGGAAGGGCAAAACTTGCAGGCGCTTTCCCGACGCCGACTATCGGCACTTCGACGCCACTCGATCGGATACGTCTTCCAAGACTTCAACCTCATTGACTCCCTCACGCTGGGAGAGAATGCCTCCCTACCGCTGGAATTGGATGGAACCAGTGTTCGCAAATCCCGCAAGGCGGCACTCCAGGCGCTGGAGGAAGTCAACATTGGCGATCTGGTTGATCGCTTTCCCAACCAAGTCTCTGGCGGACAACAACAACGCTGCGCCATCGCCCGGGCCTTCGTCGGACGACGCCGACTCATCCTCGCCGATGAACCAACCGGGGCGCTAGACAGCGTCGCTGGCGAAGAGGTGCTCAAGCTGCTGCGCTCCCGCTGCGATCAAGGAGCGGCCGGACTGATGGTCACCCACGACGCCCGCCACGCCGGATGGGCCGACCGCATCGTGTTCCTGCGCGACGGTAGCCAAGTCGACTCCTCCGCCCCCCTCGTGGCGCGGGCCTAG
- a CDS encoding PadR family transcriptional regulator: MSIKHGLLALLEHGPAYGYQLRSAFEKSTGSTWPLNIGQVYSTLSRLERDGLVEALPESEKGQQPYTITEKGRATVNAWFNSPVVADQRPRDELTIKVALALCTPGVNIPAVIQAQRSSTLRTLQEYTRMKFAAGHDDTAWTLILDAMIFKAEAEVRWLDHTETALRRNPPHQTSPLDLEDGESTPSEPTVAEKSTS, translated from the coding sequence ATGAGCATCAAACACGGGCTGCTCGCCCTCTTGGAGCACGGGCCAGCATACGGCTACCAACTCCGGTCCGCCTTCGAAAAGAGCACCGGATCAACCTGGCCACTCAACATCGGACAGGTCTACAGCACCCTGTCACGGCTCGAACGTGACGGACTCGTCGAAGCCCTACCCGAGAGCGAAAAGGGCCAACAGCCCTACACCATCACCGAAAAAGGCCGCGCCACCGTTAACGCCTGGTTCAACTCACCCGTTGTCGCCGACCAGCGGCCCCGCGACGAACTGACCATCAAAGTCGCGTTGGCACTATGCACACCGGGAGTCAACATCCCAGCGGTCATCCAGGCACAACGATCGTCCACGTTGCGCACTTTGCAGGAATACACCCGGATGAAATTTGCGGCTGGCCACGACGACACCGCCTGGACGTTGATCCTCGACGCCATGATCTTCAAGGCCGAAGCCGAAGTGCGCTGGCTAGACCACACCGAGACTGCGCTGAGGCGCAACCCACCCCACCAAACATCGCCATTGGACCTAGAAGACGGCGAATCCACCCCTTCCGAACCCACCGTCGCAGAAAAGAGCACATCATGA
- a CDS encoding DUF4439 domain-containing protein — translation MNAMEVGLNAEYAAIYAYGAYSHYLGGPTADMAEAIEEQHRQRRDRLLVWFAENDAQPPTPQPAYELDQAQDGTDAVAALMATEEAVATAWRSVVHTDEVDQRKICVEMLCAAASTLVRWRVAAGEIPTQPWPGRP, via the coding sequence ATGAACGCAATGGAAGTCGGCCTCAACGCCGAGTACGCGGCCATCTATGCCTATGGGGCATACTCCCACTACTTGGGCGGCCCTACCGCGGACATGGCCGAAGCGATCGAGGAGCAGCATCGACAGCGACGCGATCGTCTGTTGGTGTGGTTTGCCGAAAATGATGCTCAGCCACCGACCCCTCAGCCGGCCTATGAACTGGACCAGGCTCAGGACGGCACCGACGCGGTGGCCGCGCTGATGGCCACAGAAGAGGCCGTGGCCACAGCATGGCGTTCGGTGGTGCACACCGACGAGGTCGACCAGCGAAAGATATGCGTGGAAATGCTGTGCGCCGCCGCTTCGACGCTCGTGCGATGGAGAGTGGCCGCAGGGGAGATTCCGACCCAGCCGTGGCCCGGAAGACCGTAG
- the rimP gene encoding ribosome maturation factor RimP, whose protein sequence is MSQPHEDDVKAVVTPVVEQAGFDLEELTVIKAGRRLLVRVLIDGDGGVTLDDIAEVSREASKALDAGENTGGLFAEASYTLEVSSPGVDRPLTLPRHWRRNIGRLVEVSLGGDKVQGRIVAADERGIELEVAGRVRAATFAELGAGKVHIEMQKSAKANKS, encoded by the coding sequence GTGAGTCAACCACATGAAGACGATGTAAAGGCCGTGGTAACGCCAGTTGTGGAGCAGGCAGGCTTCGATCTGGAAGAGCTGACGGTCATTAAGGCGGGGCGCAGGCTACTGGTGCGGGTGCTCATCGACGGGGACGGCGGAGTCACGCTAGACGACATCGCCGAAGTCTCGCGGGAGGCCTCCAAGGCACTAGACGCCGGAGAGAACACCGGTGGCCTGTTTGCCGAGGCGTCATATACTCTGGAAGTTTCCTCCCCTGGGGTGGATCGACCGCTGACGCTCCCGCGTCACTGGCGGCGTAACATTGGCCGCTTGGTGGAAGTTTCCCTAGGCGGCGACAAAGTTCAGGGACGTATTGTGGCCGCCGACGAGCGGGGGATCGAGTTGGAAGTCGCCGGGCGCGTGCGCGCTGCGACCTTTGCCGAGCTGGGGGCTGGCAAAGTCCACATCGAAATGCAAAAGTCGGCTAAGGCTAATAAATCCTGA
- the nusA gene encoding transcription termination factor NusA, whose translation MHIDLAALRSLESEKDIPFETILGAIESALLTAYRHTQGAVHHARVVVDRDSGTATVFAQEFDDEGNVVRERDDTPEGFGRIATTTARQVILQRLREASDEVTYGEYSGKEGDIVTGEVQAHGSRSEQGIVTIDLGKIEASLPANEQVPGESYEHGKRIRTVIVQVNRTSRGPQVTLSRTHPTLVKKLFAMEVPEIADGTVEIAAIAREAGHRSKIAVRATVEDVNAKGACIGPMGSRVRAVMSELGGEKIDIVDWDADPAKFVANALSPAKTVSVEVVDEETRSSRVTVPDYQLSLAIGREGQNARLAARLTGWRIDIKSDSGGVEAPAPAASK comes from the coding sequence GTGCACATTGACCTGGCGGCGCTTCGTTCGCTTGAGAGCGAAAAGGACATTCCTTTCGAGACTATTCTCGGCGCTATCGAATCGGCATTGTTGACCGCCTACCGACACACTCAAGGTGCCGTTCACCATGCGCGCGTGGTAGTGGACCGTGACAGCGGAACCGCCACTGTCTTCGCGCAAGAATTTGATGATGAAGGAAATGTGGTGCGCGAGCGTGACGACACCCCCGAGGGGTTCGGCCGCATTGCCACCACGACGGCGCGCCAAGTGATCTTGCAGCGGTTGCGCGAAGCTTCCGACGAGGTCACATACGGCGAATATTCTGGAAAAGAAGGCGACATCGTCACCGGTGAGGTGCAGGCGCACGGTTCCCGCTCCGAACAGGGCATTGTGACGATCGACCTGGGCAAGATCGAAGCTAGCCTGCCTGCCAATGAGCAGGTTCCCGGCGAGAGCTACGAGCACGGTAAGCGAATTCGCACCGTGATTGTGCAAGTCAACCGCACCTCGCGCGGTCCGCAGGTTACTTTGTCCCGTACTCACCCCACTTTGGTCAAGAAACTCTTTGCCATGGAGGTTCCCGAGATCGCCGACGGCACTGTCGAGATCGCGGCAATCGCACGTGAGGCTGGTCACCGTTCTAAGATTGCGGTCCGCGCCACAGTCGAGGACGTGAACGCCAAAGGTGCCTGCATTGGGCCCATGGGTTCGCGGGTGCGTGCGGTGATGAGCGAGTTGGGTGGCGAGAAGATCGACATCGTCGATTGGGACGCCGACCCGGCGAAGTTCGTGGCCAATGCCCTCTCACCGGCCAAAACAGTGTCGGTCGAGGTCGTGGACGAAGAAACACGGTCCTCTCGAGTGACGGTTCCCGACTATCAGTTGTCACTGGCGATCGGGCGCGAGGGGCAGAATGCCCGTTTGGCGGCCCGTTTGACCGGTTGGCGTATTGACATCAAGTCCGACTCCGGTGGCGTGGAAGCTCCTGCTCCCGCCGCCTCGAAATAG
- a CDS encoding YlxR family protein — MCVGCRQRSAVNELLRVVAAHGPYGAAQQHPGGAGHHLVPDPSRQRSGRGAHVHRNRDCLDKAVSRRAFGRALRLSGPLDDTAVKNYVESHQVSHDIDGVGHTPDSRD; from the coding sequence ATGTGTGTGGGTTGCCGTCAGCGCTCGGCAGTGAATGAGTTGCTGCGTGTTGTCGCCGCCCACGGCCCCTACGGGGCTGCGCAGCAGCATCCTGGAGGAGCTGGGCATCATCTTGTTCCTGATCCGTCCCGTCAGCGAAGCGGGAGGGGCGCCCATGTGCATCGAAACCGTGACTGCCTTGATAAGGCAGTTTCCCGGCGTGCCTTTGGGCGGGCTTTGCGTCTGAGTGGCCCTCTTGACGACACTGCCGTAAAGAACTATGTGGAATCGCATCAGGTTTCACACGACATCGATGGGGTTGGGCATACGCCCGACTCCCGCGACTGA
- the infB gene encoding translation initiation factor IF-2, whose protein sequence is MAAKPRVHELAKELGTTSKVVLSTLKDMGEFVKSASSTVEAPVARRLREEFVSLSGGASADDKSSHDASEAAKPAPAKKSAKKAAKKSAAKPSPGKSASETDAVADAVSGSESAQSTTSGDDVAQEAPAASEAKKSAPSPANFAKGKTSDKAAPVPAKPAKKTAKKAAAKAAPKPGPKPAPVKVPSARDIEVAAEQKRAEELKKQQQQAASRKPEEGSAKAAPVRPGPRPASPKPGPRGGNNPYGITPGGREENRRGGSGTKPRPASSGGERPGGPRPSPASMPPRPSPSMMPTRPAGGGGAGRGRDSGGGAARGRGGRGRGGPGGGSGGSNYRGNYRTGAGGPGGAAGGGTGAPASSPAPYRGGGRPGGKARGGGTAGAFGRSGGPRAKSRKSRRQRRQEFDNLSAPKMSSGAPQGSGQEVKLPRGASLSDFADKIDTMPGALVQEMFTLGEMVTATQSCPDELLELLGEHLNYTVKVVSPEEEDKKLLAQFGIDLEENEGEQESRPPVVTVMGHVDHGKTKLLDAIRHTNIVDGEAGGITQHIGAYQVHVEHAGTDRAVTFIDTPGHEAFTAMRARGANVTDIVVLVVAANDGVMPQTIEALNHAKAAGAPVVVAVNKTDLPEANPDKVRQQLTEYGLVAEEYGGETMFVNVAAKPRIGIDNLLEAIILTNDAALDLKAPVKGNAQGVAIEAHLDRGRGPVASVLVQKGTLRVGDSIVAGGAHGRVRAMLDESGNRIKEATPSRPVQVQGLTAVPSAGDVFLAADDDRTVRQIAEQRQARRRAAQQAARAGRTTLENFMDKIAEGKRANLSLIIKGDGAGSVEALEEALTGLEIPDEVQLRVIHRGVGAITENDVNLASASSDDTATIIGFNVRAEGRVRDLAERENVDIRYYTVIYRAIEEIEAAIKGMLKPEYEEAELGSAEIREVFRSSKLGNISGCMVTSGVLKRNAKARLLRDGNVVAETEISSLRRFKDDAVEVREGFECGLTLKNYNNVEVGDIVEVYEMREKPRD, encoded by the coding sequence GTGGCAGCCAAGCCCCGCGTACACGAACTTGCCAAAGAACTAGGCACGACGTCGAAAGTCGTACTTAGCACCTTGAAAGACATGGGCGAGTTTGTGAAGTCAGCGTCGAGCACGGTCGAAGCACCGGTAGCGAGGCGACTCCGTGAGGAGTTCGTATCTCTCTCCGGCGGCGCGAGTGCCGACGACAAGTCGTCTCATGACGCATCCGAGGCGGCAAAGCCCGCCCCGGCGAAAAAGTCCGCCAAAAAGGCGGCAAAGAAGTCGGCCGCGAAGCCGTCACCGGGCAAATCTGCCTCGGAGACTGACGCTGTAGCCGACGCCGTTTCCGGCAGCGAGTCCGCCCAGAGCACCACCTCGGGCGACGATGTCGCCCAGGAGGCACCCGCTGCTAGCGAGGCCAAAAAGTCCGCTCCCAGCCCCGCGAACTTCGCCAAGGGTAAGACCTCGGACAAGGCCGCACCGGTTCCGGCAAAGCCCGCCAAGAAAACGGCGAAGAAGGCCGCTGCGAAAGCGGCTCCGAAACCGGGCCCCAAGCCCGCTCCAGTAAAGGTGCCCTCGGCTCGCGACATCGAAGTCGCCGCTGAACAAAAGCGGGCCGAAGAACTTAAGAAGCAACAGCAACAGGCCGCGTCGCGCAAGCCCGAAGAGGGCAGTGCGAAGGCGGCCCCGGTCCGGCCGGGCCCACGTCCGGCCTCGCCGAAGCCCGGCCCGCGTGGCGGCAACAATCCTTACGGCATCACTCCGGGTGGCCGTGAGGAGAACCGTCGCGGTGGATCTGGAACGAAGCCGCGTCCGGCTTCCAGCGGCGGTGAGCGTCCCGGTGGGCCGCGTCCATCGCCCGCCAGTATGCCCCCTCGCCCCAGCCCGTCGATGATGCCGACGCGCCCCGCCGGTGGTGGCGGCGCAGGTCGGGGTCGCGACTCCGGTGGCGGTGCGGCCCGAGGCCGTGGCGGCCGTGGTCGGGGTGGACCCGGCGGCGGTTCCGGCGGTTCCAACTACCGAGGCAACTACCGCACCGGTGCCGGTGGCCCAGGTGGCGCAGCAGGTGGCGGCACTGGCGCCCCAGCTTCCTCACCAGCTCCCTACCGTGGCGGTGGACGACCTGGTGGAAAGGCCCGTGGCGGCGGCACGGCTGGAGCGTTCGGTCGTTCTGGCGGCCCGCGAGCCAAGAGCCGTAAGTCACGTCGTCAGCGTCGCCAAGAGTTCGACAATCTGTCGGCTCCGAAGATGTCTTCAGGCGCTCCGCAGGGCAGTGGCCAAGAAGTGAAACTGCCGCGTGGTGCTTCGCTATCGGACTTCGCCGACAAGATCGACACCATGCCAGGTGCGCTCGTACAGGAGATGTTCACGCTCGGAGAGATGGTCACGGCCACTCAGTCGTGTCCCGATGAGCTGCTCGAACTTCTAGGCGAACACCTGAACTACACGGTGAAGGTTGTCAGTCCGGAAGAAGAGGACAAGAAGCTCCTCGCTCAGTTCGGCATCGACCTGGAAGAGAACGAGGGCGAGCAGGAATCGCGTCCGCCAGTGGTCACCGTCATGGGTCACGTCGACCACGGTAAGACGAAACTGCTGGACGCAATCCGCCACACGAACATCGTGGACGGTGAAGCCGGTGGCATTACCCAGCACATTGGGGCCTATCAGGTTCACGTCGAACACGCTGGCACCGACCGGGCTGTCACGTTTATTGACACCCCAGGTCACGAAGCGTTCACCGCTATGCGTGCCCGTGGTGCCAACGTCACCGACATTGTGGTCTTGGTGGTGGCCGCCAACGACGGCGTCATGCCGCAGACGATCGAGGCGCTTAACCACGCCAAGGCCGCTGGGGCTCCCGTCGTGGTCGCGGTCAACAAGACCGACCTACCCGAGGCCAACCCGGACAAGGTGCGCCAACAGCTCACCGAGTACGGACTGGTGGCTGAGGAGTACGGTGGCGAAACGATGTTCGTCAACGTGGCCGCGAAGCCGCGTATCGGTATCGACAACCTGCTCGAAGCGATCATTTTGACCAATGACGCCGCGCTGGACCTCAAGGCTCCCGTCAAGGGCAACGCCCAGGGTGTGGCGATCGAAGCGCACCTGGACCGTGGCCGGGGACCTGTGGCCAGCGTGCTGGTGCAAAAGGGCACGTTGCGCGTCGGTGACTCCATCGTCGCCGGTGGAGCTCACGGTCGTGTCCGTGCCATGCTCGATGAGTCGGGTAACCGGATCAAGGAGGCGACCCCGTCGCGTCCGGTCCAGGTGCAGGGTCTGACTGCCGTACCAAGCGCCGGGGACGTGTTCCTCGCCGCCGATGACGACCGTACGGTGCGTCAGATCGCCGAGCAGCGCCAAGCGCGTCGCCGGGCCGCTCAACAGGCGGCTCGTGCGGGACGTACGACGCTCGAGAACTTCATGGACAAGATCGCCGAAGGCAAGCGGGCCAACCTGTCGCTCATCATCAAGGGTGATGGCGCCGGTTCGGTCGAGGCTTTGGAAGAGGCGCTCACTGGCCTGGAGATTCCCGACGAGGTTCAGCTGCGGGTCATCCACCGTGGCGTCGGTGCGATCACCGAGAACGATGTCAACTTGGCGTCGGCTTCGTCTGACGACACCGCGACCATCATCGGGTTCAACGTGCGGGCCGAAGGGCGCGTACGAGACTTGGCCGAACGCGAGAACGTCGACATCCGCTACTACACCGTCATCTACCGGGCGATCGAGGAGATCGAAGCTGCCATCAAGGGCATGCTCAAGCCCGAGTACGAAGAGGCGGAGCTGGGGTCCGCGGAGATCCGCGAGGTCTTCCGCTCCTCCAAGCTGGGAAACATCTCCGGTTGTATGGTCACCTCCGGTGTCCTCAAGCGCAACGCCAAGGCGCGCTTGCTGCGTGACGGAAACGTTGTCGCCGAGACCGAGATTTCCAGCCTGCGCCGGTTCAAGGACGACGCGGTCGAAGTTCGCGAGGGCTTCGAGTGTGGTTTGACCTTGAAGAACTACAACAACGTGGAAGTCGGCGACATCGTCGAGGTCTACGAGATGCGCGAGAAACCGCGCGACTAG
- a CDS encoding methyltransferase, whose translation MLNTDEINQLREAWRLSGYDRYGQISAYGGRALTAASRRDYRELLDLVENDALGVWTTLFTMGLQVPRHEAQAALHPLPLAVALRSGLLVEGSEDVVRAGWGLQFDPANRAVFSDQLPQMSGVRRTDHVLGLGGATKLLGDITLRREVPTALEIGTGCGVHALSLPSHVGRVTATDLNPRALDFARINAGVNEIELELLQGDMFEPVSERQFDLITANPPFVIATPGQGWTYRDAGREGDSLGAELAAAARSKLRPGGVMQFLANWLEIKGERSEDRVAAWFPSEGVRVWAVEREQLDPLDYVRNWQRDSGDQADPHETAQWLNWFSERKVEGIGFGFVTVEAIEGPSDIVCDGVSHTVAYPWSDRIEERLVQRRVLSTMDPETFLEAKLSLADSVSLNQEADQGPDGWEVKRQWLKSLQGLRYADEIDQLMVTLLASCNGQVPLRLQIELLAQTFDGEPGVVYAGLYPEIRRLIDRGYVLVDS comes from the coding sequence ATGCTCAACACCGACGAGATCAACCAGCTACGCGAAGCGTGGCGACTATCGGGCTATGACCGATATGGGCAGATCTCGGCCTATGGTGGTCGGGCGTTGACAGCGGCATCCCGTCGTGACTACCGCGAACTGCTTGACCTGGTGGAGAACGATGCTCTTGGCGTATGGACCACGCTGTTCACGATGGGCCTTCAAGTGCCGCGCCATGAAGCCCAGGCGGCATTGCATCCGCTTCCACTGGCGGTGGCGTTGCGGTCCGGTTTGCTGGTGGAAGGCTCTGAGGACGTGGTTCGCGCCGGATGGGGCCTCCAGTTCGATCCGGCTAACCGGGCGGTGTTTTCCGACCAGCTGCCGCAAATGAGTGGTGTGCGACGCACCGATCACGTCTTGGGGCTGGGCGGGGCGACCAAACTTCTGGGCGATATCACCTTGCGCCGCGAAGTCCCGACCGCGTTGGAGATAGGAACCGGGTGCGGCGTACACGCGCTATCGCTTCCTTCCCACGTGGGCCGGGTCACGGCCACAGACCTCAACCCGCGAGCATTGGACTTCGCACGGATCAACGCGGGTGTGAACGAAATCGAGCTGGAATTGTTGCAAGGCGACATGTTCGAGCCAGTCTCCGAGCGCCAATTCGACTTGATCACCGCGAACCCGCCATTTGTCATCGCGACCCCAGGCCAGGGGTGGACCTACCGCGACGCGGGCCGGGAGGGCGACTCCCTGGGCGCGGAGCTGGCCGCCGCCGCGAGATCGAAACTGCGACCAGGCGGAGTCATGCAGTTCTTGGCCAACTGGCTGGAGATCAAGGGGGAACGCTCGGAAGACCGAGTGGCCGCCTGGTTTCCCTCCGAAGGGGTGCGAGTATGGGCGGTGGAACGTGAACAGCTCGACCCGCTGGATTACGTGCGCAATTGGCAGCGCGATAGCGGTGACCAAGCCGATCCGCATGAGACGGCGCAATGGTTGAACTGGTTTTCCGAGCGCAAGGTCGAGGGGATCGGGTTCGGGTTCGTCACGGTTGAGGCCATTGAGGGGCCCAGCGACATCGTGTGTGACGGGGTGAGCCATACGGTTGCCTACCCGTGGTCGGACCGGATCGAGGAGCGGTTGGTTCAGCGTCGGGTTCTCTCGACGATGGACCCAGAGACCTTCTTGGAGGCCAAGCTGTCGCTAGCCGACAGCGTGTCGCTGAATCAGGAGGCTGATCAAGGGCCAGACGGCTGGGAGGTGAAGCGGCAATGGCTGAAATCCCTCCAGGGATTGCGCTACGCCGACGAGATTGACCAGCTGATGGTGACGTTGCTGGCCTCATGCAATGGCCAGGTGCCGTTGCGTTTGCAAATCGAGCTACTGGCTCAGACGTTCGACGGGGAGCCGGGGGTTGTCTACGCGGGCCTGTATCCGGAGATTAGGCGGCTGATTGACCGAGGATACGTCTTGGTCGACAGCTGA